Part of the Thauera sedimentorum genome, CGAATACCGGCCGGCGATAGCGATAGCTGGTCAGCAGCAGGGAGCGCGCGGCCGAGGGGCTGGACACCAGCGGGTCGGGCAGGGCGAGCAGGGCGTCGTTCGACTCGAGCGTGCGTTCGAGTGCCGGCAGCAGCTCCGCCGGCGCGGAGATCTGCCGGGCACCGAGCTTGAGGCCCGCCGCCTCCAGCGTCTTGGCGAACCCGGGCTGGAGCGCCGCGCTGTCCGGGCCGAACACTGCGCCGACGCGGCGTGCCTCCGGCAGGACCGCACGGATCAGGGCGACGTGACGTTCGACCGGCTGGTCGAGCACGATCGCGGAGAACGGCGCGCCCGGGTTTGCGCGACGCAGTGCCTCGAACTGCTGGCGGCCGATCAGCACGCCGAGGGTCGGCCGGCCGGCGCGGGCCGCCATCGCGTCGGCCGCCGGCCCGCCGGCGGCGATGATCAACTCGGCACGTTCGAGCACCGCGGCATCCACGCCGTCCTCCATGTTTCCGCCGTCCACGATCTGGTGGCCGCCACCGGCGGTGGCCGCCCGCAGGGCATCGGCAAACCGCTCATAGGCGCCGCCCTTCTGCGACAGTACCAGCGCGACCTCGTGCGCAGCCGCCTGCGGCACGAGGGCGCAAGCCGCAAGGAGGGTGATTATCCGGCGAAGTCCGCGGAGCATGTGTTGCAGCCGGTCAAGCGCTCGGGCATGGCAGCTTCCGGTGGATGTTGATGACATGTCCCGGCAGCGTATTCGCGCCGGATGCAGCCGGCAAGCGCAACACGCGAGCCGTCATGACCTCCTGCACGGCGGACGATGCGACGGGCGGTCAGAAATCGAGACGCAGGGAGACCCAGTGGCGGCGGTCGACCCGGCGCTGCAGGCGCTGTTCATGGTGCGCGCCATCGAGGGACTGCACCGTGTAGGCCAGTTCGCCGCGCTGCGGACCGAGCTTGAACGGGTGGGCGATACGCAGATCGGTGCGGTTGTATTTGCCTACCTCGGTATTGCGCGTCCATTTCATTTCGCGCACCCAGTAGCGGGCCACTGACAGGTCGATGCCATACGGCAGTTCCTGCATCAGCAGCAAGGAGCTCGAGCGGCGCGGTGCGGATTCTTCTGCGAGCGCAACGTATCTCTCGAAGGCGCCGTTGTAGTTGCTGTCCTCGTTGGCGGCGAGGCGAGCGCCGTTGGCGGTGTTTTCGCTCTCGATGCGAATGTCGGCCTGGGCGAAGGCCAGGCGGGTGCCTTCGAACGGCTGCCACTTGAGCTGGTACTCATAGCCGCTGATGCGGATGTCCTGGACGTCCTGCACCGTATAGGGGGAGGCAGACAGTCCGGCAGGGATCTCGCCGGTGCGGATCTTGTGCATCAGGCGGTCGCTGAGTTTCTCGCGGAAATGGCGTACGTCCAGGCTCATGCGCCAGTCGCGCCAGTCCCCCAGATAGGCAAGCTCCCAGCTGTCCAGGCGCTCCGCAGGCAGGTCGGGATTGCCTTGCCAGTCCGACCTGGCGCTGCCATTGCTCCGCACGTAGAACTGATTGGCGCGGTAGTCGAGCGTGCCCGCCGTGCGCCAGGCTCGCGCATAGCCGATGCGGACCGTATTCTCCGGCGTCAGGTGAAAGCTCAGGCTGCCGCGGGGAGCGACATGGCTGCCCGCCAGCGAATCGTCTTCGTAGGAAATGCCCGCATTACCGGTGAACCACTCGTAGGGCTTCCATTCCACGTTGGCGAAGACGCGACCCACGTCGCGGCTGACCTCGCCCATTCCACGCAGGACGGTGTCCGAGCGGAGTGTGTCATGTCGCCAACTGCCTCCCCAGACCAGACGGGTATCCGCCAGTGGCAGGAAGGTGTGAATTGCTTCGACCTCGTGGCGGGTGCCTCGGTCCCCGACCTCGTTGACCTTCTGGTAGGCCGGCTCCCGGTCGGGATGAATGTACTCGTCGCTCGCCCTGTCCTCGCTGTATGTGTAGCGCAGCGAAAAGTCGGCGGTGTCCGAGAAGGTCCGCAACCAGCGCATCTGCAGCCATGTCGACGATTGATCGAAATCGCGGATGGGGTCCGAAGGCTTCGAGACTCCCGGCTTCACCACCTCGATCCCCGCAATCTTCTCGGTGTCGAGGCGGCCGTTCACCATCTGGCCCCTTATGTGTCCGAAGTTGAGCTCCAGCGCATCCTCGACGCCGAGTTGAAGATGCGCCTTCAGATCCAGCAGATCGGTCCGGCTGCCGCTTTGCCAATCGGGAATCGCTTCGGTGATCACGTCGGTGTGCGGATCGAGCCCGTCGTCACCGACTCTCTGATAGGTCAAGCGGAAATTGCCCAGTTCGCCCAGCGGGCCCCCGGTACGCAGGGTGTAGTCCCGCACGCCCTGGCTGCCATTGTTGGCCGAAACCGAGACGCCGCGTACCAGTGCAGGATCCACGGTGATGATGTTGATGACGCCCAGGAAGGCGTTGGTGCCGTAGGACGTGGTGTTCGAGCCGCGCACCACTTCGATGCGCTCGATGTCCTCGAGCGCCACCGGTACCAGGGCCCAGTTCATGCCGCCCCGGAAAAGTGGCGAATGCAGGGACCGCCCGTCGACCAGCACCTGCACCCGCGGCGAATAGTCGTTGTCGTCGGTGATGCCGTGATAGTTCACGCGCGCGGCCGTGTCGCTTGCGGCAAAGGTCTGAAAGCCCGGCACCAGCCGGAACAGGTCGCTCAGCGCACGTGCGCCGGAGGCGCGGATGGTGGCGCGGTCGATCACGGTCACCGAGCTCGGCGCGTCGGCCTGCCGCTGCGGCAGACGGCTGACCGAGGCGACGATGGGGAGGTCGCTGAAGAACAGATCGCCTTCCAGCGGTGTTTCGGCCTGTGCGGACGCGGCAAGCGTGCCGAGCGTCAGCAGCGCGATGCGGGCCTGGCCATGGCCTGTGCGACGGCGATTCAATTGAGCCCCTGAGCGTTCTTGGTTCTTGTTGGAACCGCAGCCTCGCACGGCGCAGGGGGCGGGTCAATAGCTTCCGGAAGCGGCCTTGGGGGAGGTGATGACCCCCAATATGACGTTACGAAACAAGGATATGAGTTTGTCCTTATCTATGTCGGGGTTGCGCACGGCGCGAATCAGCAAGCCGTCATACATGGTGGCGAACAGCTCTGCCATCGCGTCCAGCCAGGTTTCGTCCTCGTCCAGGCCGAGGATGCGGCGGTGCTCGCGCAGGGTCTCGATCACGCTGGCGCGGCAGCGGAGGTCGGCTGCGCGGACGATCTCCGCCACGCGGGGGTTGCGCGCCGCCTCGGCGACGATCTCCACCTTGAGCGCGGCTTCCTCGGCTTCGAGGTTGTCGCGTACGCCGTCCGCAGTACAGGCCGCGATGGCCGACAGGATGTCGGGCGCGGCGCGCAGCTCGGCGGTCATCGTCAGCAGGCGGTCGAGGTCCTGCTCGACGATGGCGGCGATGATCGCTTCCTTGTTCTCGAAGTAGTGGTAGATGTGCCCGGCGCTCATGCCGGCCTCGCGGCAGATCTGCGCGATGCTGGCGCCATGGAAGCCGTTGCGGCGGAAGCAGTCCCGCGCGGCGGCGAGAATCTGCGCACGGCGTGCTTCGCTGCGCGGTGATTCGCCGGTGGCGTTGGGGGCTGCGGTCATGGAAATCCTCCGGGTCTGACGTTCGACGTAGGGGTTCGGCGTGCTTGCGACAGATCCGAGGCTAACATAGAATGAGCGCTCAATCTAGAACGAACGTTCTATCAGAACAATCCCAACGGGCATCGCTGACACAACCGGTACCGCCCGCCCCGAACGATGAGAGGTTCCCCGATGCAGATCCATCTTCGCCCAACGCCGGTCGTGCTGGCCGTGGCCTTGAGTGCCGTGATGCTGACCGCTTGCGGCAAGGGCCAGACCCAGCAGGGTGCGGCCGGCGCGCCGCCCGCGCCGCAGGTGGCGGTGTTCGAAGTGCAGTCGGAACCGGTGCCGCTGGTGCTGGAGCTGCCGGGGCGCACCGCGCCCTACCTGATCGCCGAAGTGCGCCCGCAGGTCACCGGCATCGTCAAGCAGCGCCCCTTCCGCGAAGGCAGCGAAGTGAAGGCGGGCGAACTGCTCTACCAGATCGACCCGGCCACCTACCAGGCCGCCTACGACAGCGCCGAGGCCGGACTGGCGCGCGCCGAGGCCAACCTCTTCGCTGCGCGGCTGAAGGCCGAGCGCTTTGCCGGCCTGGTGCAGATCGAGGCGGTCAGCAAGCAGGCCAACGACGAGGCGCAGGCCGCCTTCAAACTGGCCGAGGCCGAAGTCGCCAGCGCCCGCGCCGCACTGGCGAAGGCCAAGGTGGATCTCGCCTTCACCCGGGTGAGCGCGCCGATCCCCGGCCGCGCCGGGCGTTCCGAGGTCACGCCGGGCGCCCTGGTGACCGCCAACCAGGAGCGGGCGCTGGTGACCATCCAGCAGCTCGACCCGATCTACGTTGACCTCACGCAGTCCAGCGCCGAACTGCTCAAGCTGCGCCGCGACCTGGAAGCCGGGCGGGTGCAACGCAAGACGGCCGACAGCGTGCCGGTGCGTCTGCTGCTGGAAGACGGCAGCGAGTACGCTGCGGCCGGCAAGCTGGCCTTCTCGGAGGTTTCGGTGGACCCGGCCACCGGCAGTGTGACGCTGCGCGCGGTGTTCCCCAACCCGGACGGCGTGTTGCTGCCTGGCATGTACGTGCGCGCACGGCTCGAACAGGGGGTGAGCAGCGACGTGGTGCTGGTGCCGCATGCCGCGGTGTCGCGCGACCCGCGCGGCAACGCCACGGTGATGGTGGTCGATGGCGAGAACAAGGTCGAGGCGCGGGTGGTCAAGGCCGAGCGCTCGTTGGGCGACAAGTGGGTTGTTAGCGAGGGGCTGGCCCCCGGCGAGCGGGTCATCGTCGAAGGCCTGCAGCGCGTGCGCCCCGGCGCGCAGGTGCAGGTCGCCGGTGCGCCCGCGCCTGCTGCGGCCAACTGAGGAGCTGAGCCATGGCCCGCTTCTTCATCGACCGGCCCATCTTCGCGTGGGTCATCGCCATCGTCATCATGCTCGCCGGCGCGCTGTCCATCCTCAGCCTGCCGGTGTCGCAGTACCCGTCCATCGCCCCGCCGGCGATCGCCATCAACGCCAGCTACCCGGGCGCCTCCGCCAAGGCGGTGGAGGACTCGGTGACCCAGATCATCGAGCAGAAGATGACCGGCCTGGACGGTCTGCTGTACATGAACAGCACCTCGGATTCCTTCGGCCGTACGACCATCACCCTGACCTTCAGCGCCGACACCGACCCCGACATCGCCCAGGTGCAGGTGCAGAACAAGATGCAGACCGCGCTGCCGCTGCTGCCGCAGGCGGTGCAGCAGCAGGGGGTGAGCGTGGCCAAGTCGGCGCGCAACTTCCTGATGGTGATCGGCTTCGTCTCCGAGGACGGTCGCCAGACGGGCACCGACCTGTCGGACTTCCTCGTCTCCTCGGTGCAGGACCCGCTCTCGCGGGTGGACGGCGTCGGCGAGGTCACCGTGTTCGGCTCGCAGTACGCGATGCGGATCTGGCTGGACCCGGCCAAGCTGAACAACTACCGCCTCACCCCGGGTGACGTGCGCGCCGCCCTGCAGGCGCAGAACACCCAGGTCTCGGCCGGCCAGCTGGGCGGCACCCCGGCGGTGCCGGGGCAGGGCTTCACCGCCTCGATCACCGCGCAGAGCCGGCTGCAGACCGTCGAACAGTTCGAGGACATCCTGCTGCGCGCGAGCGCCGGTGGTGGCGAGGTACGCCTGCGTGACGTCGCCCGCGTGGAGATCGGCGCGGAAAACTACGGCACCGTGGCGCGCTTCAACGGCCAGCCGGCGGCCGGTGTGGGCATCCGCCTGGCGGCTGGGGCCAACGCGCTGGACACCGCCACCGCGGTGCGCGCGCGGCTGGACGAGATGCAGCGCTACTTCCCCGCCGGGGTGAAGTACGTGGTGCCCTACGACACCACCCCCTTCGTGCGCATCTCCATCCAGGAGGTGGTCAAGACCCTGATCGAAGCCGTGGTGCTGGTCTTCCTGGTGATGTATCTCTTCCTGCAGAACCTGCGCGCCACGCTGATCCCCACCATCGCGGTGCCGGTGGTGCTGCTCGGCACCTTCGGGGTGATGGCGGCCTTCGGCTTCTCGATCAACACGCTGACCATGTTCGGCATGGTGCTGGCGATCGGCCTGCTGGTGGACGACGCCATCGTCGTGGTGGAGAACGTCGAGCGGGTGATGAGCGAGGAAGGCCTGCCGCCCAAGGAGGCGACCAAGCGTTCGATGGGGCAGATCACCGGCGCGCTGGTCGGCATCGGCCTGGTGCTCTCCGCGGTGTTCGTGCCGATGGCCTTCTTCGGGGGTTCAACCGGGGTGATCTACCGCCAGTTCTCGATCACCATCGTCTCGGCGATGGCGCTCTCGGTGCTGGTGGCCATCGTGTTCACCCCGGCGCTGTGCGCCACCATGCTGAAGCCGGTGGCCAAGGGGCATGAGCACGGGGAAGGGAGTCCGTTCGGGCGCTTCTTCCACTGGTTCAACCTCAAGTTCCACAACGGCACCCAGCGCTACGAGCGCACCGTGGGCGGCATGCTCCGGCGCAGCGTGCGCTTCATGGCGATCTACCTGGCCATCGTCGTGGTGCTCGGCGTGCTGTTCGTGCGCATGCCCACCTCCTTCCTGCCGGAAGAGGACCAGGGGGTGATGTTCAACCAGGTCATGCTGCCCGCGGGCGCCACCCAGGAGCGCACCCTGGAAGTGCTGAAGAAGGTCGAGAAGCACTTCCTCGAGAACGAGAAGGACACCGTGCGCGCGCTGTTCACCGTGGCCGGCTTCTCCTTCGGCGGCAGCGGCCAGAACATGGGTATCGGCTTCGTCAACCTGAAGCCGTGGGACGAGCGCCAGGCACCGGGCATGGACGTGAAGTCCATAGCCGGGCGGGCGATGGGCGCCTTCTCGCAGATCCGCGAGGCCATGGTGTTCGCCTTCGTCCCGCCGGCGGTGCTGGAGCTCGGCACTTCGGGCGGCTTCACCCTGCAGCTGCAGGACCGCTCGGGCCTCGGCCACGATGCCCTGCTCGCCGCGCGCAACCAGTTCCTCGGCATGGCCGCGCAGGACAAGCGCCTGGTCGGCGTGCGCCCCAACGGCCAGGAGGACATGGCCGAGCTCGCGCTCGACATCGACCATGCCAAGGCCGGCGCGCTGGGGGTGAGCGTGGCGGACATCAACGAGACCCTGTCCACCGCCTGGGGTGGCAGCTACATCAACGACTTCCTCGACCGCGGGCGGATCAAGAAGGTCTACCTGCAGGCCGACGCGCCGGCGCGCATGACCCCCGAAGACCTCGGCAAGTGGTACGTGCGCAACCAGGCTGGCGACATGGTGCCCTTCTCGGCCTTCGCCACCGCGCACTGGACCTTCGGTTCGCCGCGCCTGGAGCGCTTCAACGGCCAGCCGTCGATGGAGATACTCGGCCAGGCCGCACCCGGCCTGTCCTCGGGCGAGGCCATGGCCGCGGCGGAGGAGATCATCGCCAAGCTGCCGCCGGGCATCGGCTACGAATGGTCGGGCACCTCCTACGAGGAACGCCGCAGCGGTTCGCAGGCGCCGGCGCTCTACGCCTTGTCGCTGCTGGTGGTCTTCCTCTGCCTGGCGGCGCTCTACGAGAGCTGGTCGGTGCCCTTCGCGGTGATGCTGGTGGTGCCGCTCGGCGTGCTCGGCGCGCTGCTCGCCGCCACCGGCCGCGGGCTGTCCAACGACATCTACTTCCAGGTCGGCCTGCTGGCCACCATCGGCCTGTCGTCCAAGAACGCCATCCTGATCGTCGAGTTCGCCAAGGCGCAGATGGAAGAAGGCAAGGAACTGGTCGCCGCTACCCTGGAGGCGGTGCGCATGCGCCTGCGTCCCATCCTGATGACCTCGCTCGCCTTCGGCTTCGGCGTGCTGCCGCTGGCCATCGCCACCGGCGCCGGCGCCGGCAGCCAGAACGCCATCGGCACCGGCGTGCTCGGCGGCACCATCTCGGCGACCGTGCTGGGCATCTTCTTCGTGCCGCTGTTCTACGTGGTGATCAAGCGGATCTTCAAGGACAAGCCGGCCGAGCCCGCGCCGGCCGCGCAACCCGGGGAGGCCCGTTGATGAACCGGCTCCGCATTCTCGCCCTCGCGCTCGCCACCCTGGGCGCGAGCGCCTGCACCACGCTGGCGCCCGACTACCAGCGCCCCGCTGCTCCGGTGCCCGCCGCCTGGGACGGCGCCGCCGCGGGTGAACGCGCCGCGGCCGACATCGCCTGGCGCGAGTACTTTGCCGACGAGCGCCTGCGCCGCGTGATCGAGCTGGCGCTCGAACACAACCGCGACCTGCGCGTGGCCGCGCTCAACATCGAGCAGGCACGCGCCCAGTACCGCATCCAGCGCGCCGACCAGTTTCCCTCGCTGGGCGTGACCGCCAGCCAGAACGCCCAGCGCGTCCCGGGCGATCTCAACAGCAGCGGCCAGTCGATGGTCAGCCGCCAGTACGGGGTGTCCGCCGGTATCGCCAGCTGGGAGCTCGACTTCTTCGGCCGGGTGCGCAGTCTGCGCGACGCCGCGCTGGAGCAATACCTCGCCAGCGAGGAGGCCCACCGCAGCGCGCGTATCGCCCTGGTGGCGGAAACCGCCACCGCCTGGCTGCAGCTGGCGGCCGACCGCGAGCGCCTGGAACTCGCGCGCGGCACGCTGGAGACCCGCCGCAAGGCCTTCGAGCTGACCCAGGCGAGCTTCGAGGCCGGTGCGGTGTCCGCGCTCGACCTGCGCCAGACGCAGGGCGAGATGGAACGCGCGCGCGCCGATGTGGCGGCCTTTTCGGCCAGTGCCGCACGCGCGTCGAACGCGCTGGCGCTGCTCGCGGGCAACAGCCTGTCGAGCGAACTCCTGCCGGCGAAGTTCGACATCACCGTGACCCGTGTGGCCGAGCTGCCGGCCGGCGTGCCTGCCGAGGCGCTGGCCAGCCGTCCCGACATCCTCGCCGCCGAGCATCGTCTGCGCGCGGCCAACGCCAACATCGGTGCGGCGCGTGCGGCCTTCTTCCCGCGCATCACGCTGACCGCCAGTGCCGGCACCGCCAGCGCGGAACTCGGCGGCCTGTTCGACAGCGGCTCGCGTGCCTGGAGCTTCATGCCCCAGCTCACCCTGCCGATCTTCGAGGCCGGACGGCTGGCCGCCAGCCTGGATGTGGCCGAGGTGCGCCGCGACATCGCCGTGGCCGAGTACGAACGTGCCATCCAGGGCGCCTTCCGCGAGGTGGCCGATGCGCTCGCCGAACGCGGCACCCTGGGCGAGGAGCTCGACGCCCGGCAGATGCTGCTCGCCGCCGCCCGGGAAAGCCACCGCCTGTCGGGGGCGCGTTACCAGGCCGGGGTGGACAGCTTCCTGGTGCTGCTCGACGCCCAGCGCACCCTCTACGCCGCCGAGCAGGAGCTGATCGCCACCCGCCTGGCGGAAGCGGCCAACCGGGTGACGGTGTACAAGGTGCTCGGCGGCGGCTGGCAGTGAGCGCCCGGCGGGTGGCGGCGGAACCATAGGCCCTTGCCCGCCTCCAACGCCCCGTGGATACCCTGACCCATGCCCTCTCCGGTGCGGTGCTCGGGCGCGTGCTCGCGCGCCCGGGACGCACCGGCACGCTGCAGCTGCGCGCCGCTCAGGCGGTGGCCGCGGGGGCCGCTGCCGCGGCCTTTCCCGACATCGACTTCGTCCTCGGCTACGTCTCCGAGATCGCCTACCTGCGCGGCCACCGCGGCGTGACCCACTCCGTGCTGCTCGCGCCGCTGTGGGCGCTGCTGCTCGCCGGGCTGATGTCACGCATCAGCCGGCTGGGGGGCGGGGACGCGCGGCCGTGGCGCGCCTTCTACCCGGTGGCGCTGGGCGCACTGCTGATCCACATCGCCGGCGACTTCATCACCCAGTTCGGCACCATGATGCTGGCGCCCTTCTCCGACCGGCGCTTCGGGCTGGGCACCACCTTCATCATCGACCTGGTGTTCTCCGGCATCCTGCTCGGCGGCCTGCTGGCCAGCGCCATCTGGCGGCGCAGCCGCGTGCCGGCCGCCCTGGCGCTGGTCGCCGTGGCCGGCTGGGTGGGCGTGGGCTGGATGGGGCGTGGCGAGGCGCTGGAGGCCGGGCGCGCCTACGCCGCGGCACAGGGCATTCCCATCGTCACGCTGGACGCGGCACCGCGGCCGGCCTCGCCGTTCAACTGGACGGTGGTGGTCTTCGACGGGCGCGACTATCACCTGGCCCATCTCAATACCCGGCGCAGCGAGCCCATGCTGGCCGGCCCGGACGACAATTTCATCCGCCGTTACTCCGCGCCCTACCAGCCGGTGGCGCAGGCGGTGTGGGAGCGCCGCGCCCGGTTCGGCAATGGCGAGGCCGAAGCGCTTGCGCGCAGCGTCTGGGAAGCGGAGGATTTCGCCTTCTACCGCTGGTTCGCGCTGTTTCCGGTGCTCGATCGCGTGGATGCGGCCGACCCGGCCGGCATGCGGTGCGCAGCCTTCCGCGACCTGCGTTTCGAGATGCCGGGACGCACCGAGCTGCCCTTCCGCTACGGACTGTGCGGTGCGCTGGCGGGCGGGCCGTGGCGACTCTACAAGGTGGTCGGCGAGGGCCGGAGCTGGCTCGATCTCGGCGGCGCGCGGGCGGCGGAGTGAAAATAAGCATAAACTAATGGACTTTCGGCGCACGCGCGCCGGTCCGGCAGCGCTCATGCCGGCTTTCGACCGGGATAATGGAAGCCGTCATGACCGCGCCCCCTCACCCCCGCCCCTCTCCCGCGGGCGGGAGAGGGGAGATTCGAGAGACGCTGCGCGTCTTCTACATTGACTGGAATCGGGAACAACATGCGTCGGCGTCTGGCTGCAGTGGGGATAGTCGTGCTCGCGATCGCGGGCTTTCTGGTACTCAAGGCCACTCGCCCCGCGCCGCCGCCGGTCGAAGCGCGCGAGCGCATCTGGCGGGTCGCCGCCGAACACCTGCAGCCGGTGTCCGCGCGCCCCACGCTGACTCTCTATGGCCGGGTCGAGGCGCCCGACCAGGTGCGTGCCGCGGCACCGGTGTCCGCGCGGGTGCTGGAAGTGCGGGTGCGCGACGGCGAGCGGGTCGCGGCCGGCACCGTGCTGGCGCGGCTGGACCCGCGCGACCTGCAGCCGCGGGTGGCGCAGGCGCGTGCCGACATCGAGCGCGAGCAGATCCGCCAGCGTGCCGACCTGCAGGCCATCGAGCAGGAGCGTGCGCTGCTGGCGCTGGCCGAGGCCAAGGTGGCGCGTTTCGAGCGCCTCAAGAACAAGGGATTCAGCGCCGAGAGCGCCTTCGACCAGGCGCGCGAGGAGCTGGCCCGCGTACGCCTGTCGCTGACCCAGCGCGAGCAGTCGATCCGCGAGCATCCCGCCCGCCTTGCGCAGCTGCAGGCAAAGCTTGCCGAGGTCGAGCGCGATGCGTCGCGCGGCGAGATCCGCGCCGCCTTCGACGCGCGCATCGGCACCGTGCAGGTGGCGGCCGGCGACCAGCTGCAGGCCGGGCAGGCGCTGCTCACGCTCTACTCGTCCGACACCCTGTTCCTGCGCGCCCGCGTGCCGGCGATCTATGCAGAAGAGTTGCGCAGTGCGCTCGCCGCCGGTGAGGCGCTCGGCGCGACCGCCGAGTTCGGCGCCAGCCGTCTGAACGCCCGCCTGGAACGCATCGCCGGCGAAGCCGACGCGCGCGGCGTGGATGTGCTGCTGCGCCTGGACGAGTCGGTCGCGGTGCCGGTCGGCGCCTTCGTCAATGCGGTGCTCGAGCGTCCCGCCCTGCAGGGCGTGTACAGCCTGCCGTTCTCCGCGCTGCATGGCGGCGAGCGCATCTACCAGGTGCGCGACGGGCGCCTGGCCGGCGTGCGGGTGAGCCGCCTGGGCGAGCGCCGCGACGGCGGCCAGGTTCGCCTGCTGGTACGCGCCGAAGGCCTTGTGCCTGAGGCGCCGGTGATGACCACCCACCTGCCCAATGCACTGGACGGCCTGGCGGTCGAGGTGGTGGACGGCGGTACCGCCGCACGGGCTGCACAGGCGGCCGCGCAATGAAGCACGGCCTGCTGCCCATGCTGGTCCGCCACCGGGTGGCGGCCAATGTGCTGATGCTGCTGGCCTTCGTGCTCGGGGTGATCGGCGTCACCCGCATGAACGTGCAGTTCTTCCCGCCCTTCGAACTGGACGTGATCAGCGTGCGCGTGGTGTGGAGCGGCGCGGCCTCCGAGGACGTGGAAACCGGCATCACCGCGCCGCTGGAAGAACGCCTGAAGAACGTCGACGGGCTGAAGAAGATGAGCTCCACCTCCGCGCAGGGGGTGTCCAGCATCACCCTGGAACTGGAGGAAGGCACCGACCCGCTGCTGGCGCTCGACCAGGTGCGCCAGCGCGTGGACGAGTTCCGCAACCTGCCGCGCGACGCCGAGACCCCGCAGGTCAGCCGGGTGGCGCGCTACGAGCCGATTGCCCGCCTGCTGGTGCGCGGGCACAGCGTGGAGGAACTGCGCCCCTGGGTGCGCCAGTTCGAGCGCGAACTGCTCTCCGCCGGCATCGACCGGGTGACGCTCACCGGCCTGCCCGAAGAGCGCATCGCCATCGAGATTCCCTCGGCGGCGCTGGAAACACTCGGCCTGTCGCTGGTAGACGTCGGCGAGCGGGTCGCCCAGCTGGCGCGTGACGTGCCCGCCGGGGTGGCTGGCGAGGCCGACGGCGCGCGCGAGATCCGCGGCCTGGAGCAGCGTCGCAGCGCCGAAGCTTTCGCCAGCCTGCCGCTGGTCAGCGACACCGACGGCCTGCTGCGCCTGGGCGAGATCGCCCACATCACCCGCGAGCCGCGCCCGGGCAGCCTGGAGCTGTCCGAGGGTGGCGACGCGGTGGTGGAGATGACCCTGCAGCGCGCCGAATCCGGCCATTCGCTGCGCGCCGCACAGGTACTGGAGGACTGGCTGGCGCGCACCCGCCCGACCCTGCCGCCCTCGGTGCGCCTGGAAGTGTTCGACGCCCAGTGGGAGCTGATCAGCGACCGCATCGGCCTGCTGGTGAACAACGGCCTGTCCGGCCTGCTGCTGGTGGTGGCGGTGCTCTACCTGTTCCTGCCGGCGCGCGTCGCGCTGTGGGTGATGGTCGGCATCCCCACCGCCTTCCTCGCCACCCTGGGGCTGATGCTGGTGTTCGGCGGCACGGTGAACATGATGAGCCTGTTCGCGCTGATCATGGCGCTGGGCATCATCGTGGACGACGCCATCGTGGTCAGCGAGGACGCCGACACCCACCGGCGCATGGGTGAGGAGCCCGAGCACGCCGCGCTGGGCGGCGCACGGCGCATGCTGGGGCCGGTGATCGCCGCCTCGCTCACCACCGTCGCCGCCTTCCTGCCGCTGATGCTGGTCGGCGGGGTGATCGGCAACATCCTCGGCGACATCCCCTTCGTGATGATCATGGTGGTCACCGCCTCGCTGCTGGAGAGCTTCCTGATCCTTCCCGCCCACCTGCGCGGCGCGCTCGCCGGTGAGGCCGCCCGCCGCGTCTCGCCGCTGCGCCGCCGGCTCGACGATGGCTTCGAGCGCTTCCGCGAGCAGCGTTTCCGTCCGCTGGTGACCCTCGCGCTGGCCTGGCGCGGCGCCACCGTGGCGATCAGCCTCGGGCTGATGATCCTTGCGGTGGGGCTGCTGGCCGGCGGGCGCATCGGCTTCAACTTCTTCCCCACGCCGGAAGCGCAGATGCTCTACGCCAACGCCACCTTCGTGGCCGGCACGCCGCGCGAGCACACCGAGGCCTACCTGCGCGAACTGGAGCGCGCGATGTTCGAGGCCGACCGCGAACTGGGTGGCGGCCTG contains:
- the adeC gene encoding AdeC/AdeK/OprM family multidrug efflux complex outer membrane factor → MNRLRILALALATLGASACTTLAPDYQRPAAPVPAAWDGAAAGERAAADIAWREYFADERLRRVIELALEHNRDLRVAALNIEQARAQYRIQRADQFPSLGVTASQNAQRVPGDLNSSGQSMVSRQYGVSAGIASWELDFFGRVRSLRDAALEQYLASEEAHRSARIALVAETATAWLQLAADRERLELARGTLETRRKAFELTQASFEAGAVSALDLRQTQGEMERARADVAAFSASAARASNALALLAGNSLSSELLPAKFDITVTRVAELPAGVPAEALASRPDILAAEHRLRAANANIGAARAAFFPRITLTASAGTASAELGGLFDSGSRAWSFMPQLTLPIFEAGRLAASLDVAEVRRDIAVAEYERAIQGAFREVADALAERGTLGEELDARQMLLAAARESHRLSGARYQAGVDSFLVLLDAQRTLYAAEQELIATRLAEAANRVTVYKVLGGGWQ
- a CDS encoding efflux RND transporter permease subunit, with translation MARFFIDRPIFAWVIAIVIMLAGALSILSLPVSQYPSIAPPAIAINASYPGASAKAVEDSVTQIIEQKMTGLDGLLYMNSTSDSFGRTTITLTFSADTDPDIAQVQVQNKMQTALPLLPQAVQQQGVSVAKSARNFLMVIGFVSEDGRQTGTDLSDFLVSSVQDPLSRVDGVGEVTVFGSQYAMRIWLDPAKLNNYRLTPGDVRAALQAQNTQVSAGQLGGTPAVPGQGFTASITAQSRLQTVEQFEDILLRASAGGGEVRLRDVARVEIGAENYGTVARFNGQPAAGVGIRLAAGANALDTATAVRARLDEMQRYFPAGVKYVVPYDTTPFVRISIQEVVKTLIEAVVLVFLVMYLFLQNLRATLIPTIAVPVVLLGTFGVMAAFGFSINTLTMFGMVLAIGLLVDDAIVVVENVERVMSEEGLPPKEATKRSMGQITGALVGIGLVLSAVFVPMAFFGGSTGVIYRQFSITIVSAMALSVLVAIVFTPALCATMLKPVAKGHEHGEGSPFGRFFHWFNLKFHNGTQRYERTVGGMLRRSVRFMAIYLAIVVVLGVLFVRMPTSFLPEEDQGVMFNQVMLPAGATQERTLEVLKKVEKHFLENEKDTVRALFTVAGFSFGGSGQNMGIGFVNLKPWDERQAPGMDVKSIAGRAMGAFSQIREAMVFAFVPPAVLELGTSGGFTLQLQDRSGLGHDALLAARNQFLGMAAQDKRLVGVRPNGQEDMAELALDIDHAKAGALGVSVADINETLSTAWGGSYINDFLDRGRIKKVYLQADAPARMTPEDLGKWYVRNQAGDMVPFSAFATAHWTFGSPRLERFNGQPSMEILGQAAPGLSSGEAMAAAEEIIAKLPPGIGYEWSGTSYEERRSGSQAPALYALSLLVVFLCLAALYESWSVPFAVMLVVPLGVLGALLAATGRGLSNDIYFQVGLLATIGLSSKNAILIVEFAKAQMEEGKELVAATLEAVRMRLRPILMTSLAFGFGVLPLAIATGAGAGSQNAIGTGVLGGTISATVLGIFFVPLFYVVIKRIFKDKPAEPAPAAQPGEAR
- a CDS encoding metal-dependent hydrolase, with product MDTLTHALSGAVLGRVLARPGRTGTLQLRAAQAVAAGAAAAAFPDIDFVLGYVSEIAYLRGHRGVTHSVLLAPLWALLLAGLMSRISRLGGGDARPWRAFYPVALGALLIHIAGDFITQFGTMMLAPFSDRRFGLGTTFIIDLVFSGILLGGLLASAIWRRSRVPAALALVAVAGWVGVGWMGRGEALEAGRAYAAAQGIPIVTLDAAPRPASPFNWTVVVFDGRDYHLAHLNTRRSEPMLAGPDDNFIRRYSAPYQPVAQAVWERRARFGNGEAEALARSVWEAEDFAFYRWFALFPVLDRVDAADPAGMRCAAFRDLRFEMPGRTELPFRYGLCGALAGGPWRLYKVVGEGRSWLDLGGARAAE